The sequence GCCAATGGCGGTTTCGATCACCCAGTCGACGGAGGTTGGCACCATCTACGGTCTCAACGAGATCGAGACGATTGCAGCTATCGCCAAACGGCATTCCGTGCCGCTGCACATGGATGGCGCCCGCTTTGCCAATGCGCTGGTGGCGCTCGACACGACGCCGGCCGAAATGACCTGGAAGCGCGGCGTCGACATCCTGTCCTTCGGCGGCACCAAGAATGGCTGCTGGTGCGCCGAGGCGATCGTGCTGTTCGATCTCGACCGCGCCAAGGAACTGGCCTTCCTGCGCAAGCGCGCCGCCCAGCTGTTTTCGAAGTCGCGCTTCGTCGCGGCGCAGTTCGAAGCCTATTTCAAGGACGGCCAATGGCTCGACACGGCGCGCCACGCCAACACCATGGCCGCCCGCCTCGCGGCGGCGATCGAGGATTCGGCCCACGCGAAGCTGGCCTGGCTGCCGCAGGCCAACGAGGTGTTCGCCGTGATCAAGAAGACCGAAGCCGCGAAATTGCAGGCGGCCGGCGCCGCCTTCTACGACTGGCACAAGCCGCACGGCTTTGACGGCCATATCGGAGAGGACGAACTGCTCTATCGTTTCGTCACCAGCTTCGCGACGTCAGCCGAGGAAGTCGACCGATTTGGCCAATTGATCGCTGGATAATCGGTCTCCGAACAACAAAAAAGCGGCGCCTTTCGGCGCCGCTTCTGTCTCGGGAGGAGACGCTTCTATTCCTGGGCTACATTACGCGGCGGTCTTGGCCTCGATCTGCTTGGCCTTGGCCGGAGCCGAGGTGATCGCGATCTTGCGCGGCTTCAGTTCCTCGGGAATGTTGCGCTTGAGGTCGACGAAGAGCAGGCCGTTCTTCAGCGTGGCGCCGACGACTTCAACGTGGTCGGCAAGCTGGAAGCGGCGCTCGAAGGCCCTGGAGGCAATGCCGCGATAGAGCAGCTCGGAGCCTTCACCGTTACCCTCGTCCTTGCGCTCACCCTTCACGGTCAGCACGTTGCGGTGGGCTTCGATCGAGATTTCCTCGTCCGAGAAGCCGGCTACCGCCATGGAGATCCGGTAGGAATCCTCACCGGTGCGCTCGATATTGTAGGGCGGATAGGTCTGCGCGCCATCGGGCTGCGCAAGCGAATCCAGCATGGTGAAGAGACGGTCGAAGCCGACGGTCGAACGGTAAAGCGGGGAAAAATCAACGTGACGCATGAGGTGTTCTCCTGTTGAGCAACATGGTTTGCGTATGGCCGGTGCGAAACCCGTAAGCGGCGTTTCGGCAGGACCAGCGGCCCCGACATTGGCGACCGCATTCCACATTTGGGGAGCGCTCGAATGCATTTCAAGATTTCGCCGGGTGGCAAAATCCGAGCCGACTGCCGCTTGATGAACGGCAGATGAACCGCCGCTTCGGCGCCCGTTCAGACAGCCGCCGCTAGAGTGACCTCAAGATCAAGGATTGGCGGCGCCGGACTTGCTGAGGCGCCGCAACGAGGCCGAACCGGGTGTTAACGTCCCTTCCTCCCGGATCGACAGAGGCCGGAAGCACGCCCTCGAGCGGCTTCCGGCCTTCCCCGTTGGGATCCCGGCACAACCCGGATTTGCTTTGCTTTTGATGCATTGGCGTCTATCACCTTGACGAGGCCAGCCGCGACAGGCTGGCACCTGAAGACGCCGAGCACAAAGCGCCGCATGACGGACCTTCTCCACGACACGCCGCTTTTCCATGAAACTGAGGGCAATCCGCGACCGGAAAACGCTACCGGCGGCTTTTTCATTACGCGCGACCGCAAGAAGATCCGCTATGGCCTCTTCGCGGCGGTGGCGCGCCCGATGCGGGGCACCGTGGTGCTCCTGTCCGGCCGCAACGAGTGCATCGAGAAATATTTCGAAACCATCCGCGACCTTGCCGCCCGCGGCTTTGGTGTCGCCACGCTCGATTGGCGCGGCCAGGGCGATTCCGACCGGCTGATCCGCGATCGCCAGCGCGGCTATGTCAGGTCCTTCCGCGACTACACGGCCGATCTGGAGCAGTTCTTCGAGGAGATCGTGCTGCCCGATTGCCGCGGGCCGTATTACATCCTCGCCCATTCAGCCGGAGCGGTGATCGCGCTGCTTGCCGCGCCGTCGATGGTGAACCGCGTGCGGCGCATGGTGCTGATCGCGCCATTCCTGACGTTGCCCGACCTGCCGGTCTCGATCCGAACGGTCCGCCGCGTCTGTTCGGTCTTCTGCGCTTTGGGGCTCGGCCGGCTCTATGCCGCCTGGGGTCCACGGCCCAGACACACGCTGCCGTTCGAGGCCAACAAGGTAACGTCGGATCCGCGGCGCTACCGCCGCAACACGCGCATCTACGAAGAGTATCCGCGAATGGCGCTTGGCGGTCCGACGATCCGCTGGCTGCAGGCGGCGGCGAAGGCGTCGGAAGCCATCAGCGACCCCGACTTCATGGCCCGCATACAGGTGCCTCTGCTGATCATCGCCGCCGGCGCCGACCGGGTCGTCTCGACCAGGGCGGTGGAAGCCTATGCCAGA comes from Mesorhizobium japonicum MAFF 303099 and encodes:
- a CDS encoding threonine aldolase family protein; the protein is MFFASDNWAGAHPNIVAGLSAAAGGFATAYGDSALDQAVYQRFNEIFEREVAVFFVATGTAANSLSLTTFNKPGGISFAHRESHVIEDECGAPEYFSGGARLHAVDGALGKIDAHNLERTIGRFAPEIVHWGRPMAVSITQSTEVGTIYGLNEIETIAAIAKRHSVPLHMDGARFANALVALDTTPAEMTWKRGVDILSFGGTKNGCWCAEAIVLFDLDRAKELAFLRKRAAQLFSKSRFVAAQFEAYFKDGQWLDTARHANTMAARLAAAIEDSAHAKLAWLPQANEVFAVIKKTEAAKLQAAGAAFYDWHKPHGFDGHIGEDELLYRFVTSFATSAEEVDRFGQLIAG
- a CDS encoding Hsp20 family protein, giving the protein MRHVDFSPLYRSTVGFDRLFTMLDSLAQPDGAQTYPPYNIERTGEDSYRISMAVAGFSDEEISIEAHRNVLTVKGERKDEGNGEGSELLYRGIASRAFERRFQLADHVEVVGATLKNGLLFVDLKRNIPEELKPRKIAITSAPAKAKQIEAKTAA
- a CDS encoding alpha/beta fold hydrolase; the protein is MTDLLHDTPLFHETEGNPRPENATGGFFITRDRKKIRYGLFAAVARPMRGTVVLLSGRNECIEKYFETIRDLAARGFGVATLDWRGQGDSDRLIRDRQRGYVRSFRDYTADLEQFFEEIVLPDCRGPYYILAHSAGAVIALLAAPSMVNRVRRMVLIAPFLTLPDLPVSIRTVRRVCSVFCALGLGRLYAAWGPRPRHTLPFEANKVTSDPRRYRRNTRIYEEYPRMALGGPTIRWLQAAAKASEAISDPDFMARIQVPLLIIAAGADRVVSTRAVEAYARSLRLGSLLMIDGSKHEILQEVDLYREQFLAAFDAFIPGSDDPTA